Part of the Elusimicrobiota bacterium genome is shown below.
GTCCGCCAACCCGCTCTCGGTGAGTTTGGTGAGTTGGACGAAACGCAAGCGGGGATGGGCCGGATCAATGCCCAAAGCTCGAAGCTGTCGCCGGACGGCTCCCAGGTGCTGGGGATTTCGAACCAAAAGAATCGCGGGACCGCGCTCCGCCTCGGTCCGGGTTCGGAGGATTTGGAGAACCGATTCCCGGAACTCGCCTTTTTTTAGCCCCCCCAACAGGTTGACCACCGCCACGCCGCCTTGGTTTTGCGCGGCGTCCGGCCGAAGGGCCGGGACCAACGCCGCCACGGCGGATTGGATTTCGGGCGTTACGGGGACCCCTCGCTGGCGTAAAAGCGCCAAGAAACGGGGAACCGCCGATTCCCCCGGTCCGCCCGGCGTCTTTGAAAAGGCCGCCAAGAGGGCCAAGGCCGTCCCCACGTGGTCCAAAGCCGGGGCGGTCGCCCCACCCCCGGGGGCCCGGTCATCGATTTTCAAATGGAAACCGTCGGTCGGGGCGGGTTCCTCGGACAACAACGACTCCACCCCCGCCTTGGTGACCACGCCCTGGGGATTGAGCGAAGCGCGGGTCGATTCCGCGGGCGTCCAGATCAGACGCCCCTCGTGTTCGATCAACAACCACCGGGTTTTTTCTCGATAGAAGGACGCGCGTTGCACGCCCTCCCGATGGCCGTTCAACGCCACCCGGTCGGACTTGATCGTCGGAAAAACAAAGGCTTCTTGGGCCGTCAGCCGCACCGGCGTCGAATCCATCGTCCGGCCGGGACCGGTCCCCACATAGGCCGATTGAACATAACCCTCCACCGCCCCGACGCGGACGTGGGCCCAATGGGCCTCCCGCGAAAGAACCTCCACGCTCAAACCCGCGGGGATCACCGTTCGTATTTTCCCTTGACGTCCGGCCGTCTCCCGGAGCAATACGGGGCCGCCGTAACGGGACGCGATGCGTCCCACTTCCGGCGCTCCTCGGGGCGTCCGAGACCGGCCGGCAAGGCCAATTCCCCGGCCATTCGCAAGTTCGAGAGGACGGCCGATTGGACCTCCGGAAACCGGCTCTGCGACCCGGGGATCGCGAGAAAAACGCCGATCATCAGGGCGAAGACGGTCAGTTTCAACGCCCGACTCACATAGCCGCGAAGAGCCGGCGCCCAGGAACGCCACGAAAACGTTCGGCCCGCCGACGTTTCCGCGGAAGAACCGATGGCGGCCGCCTCCGAAGGGGACGCCTCCGCGGAAGCGGTCGGGGTTTCCAAGCGGGAAGGGGCCGACGGTCGCGCCGCGGGTTCCTCGACGACCTTGACGCCCGGGGATGAATTGGACGGGCCCGCGTTCTTGCGGGGGGCCCGGGGACGCGCCCGTTGGGACGGTTTGGGCGCCGGGATCGGGGCCCCAAAAACTTCGCGAACAACGCCCGCCGGCAGAGGCGGGTGCGGTTGCTGGGTCGTCGACGTTTTGGCTTCGCTGGAGGTCTGACCAATGACAAAGTTCAGGGGCCGAATGTTGGCCAGGCCTTCGGCCACGTTCAAGGCCAGGGCCATGCCGGCGGTGTCCCGGGCGCCCGCGTCCTGGAAATATTCCTGGAGGGTCAACAAATCGGCGTCCGTTCCCGCCGGGTTGTCGTCCGCCATGGCCAAAGAGACGTAGCCTTCCGTAAAGGCGGCGTTGGCTTCCGCGATCGGTTTGTGGCCGATGCCCATGCGCCACGCGTGGCCGGGGCCGTTGGGGCTTCCGCCCAACTGCTTGAAATTCATCGCCGTCGCGCTTTCGCTCACCCGGGATTCGTTTTGCAGGTAAAGCGTGCCGCGGACGTTGGTGTTGGGCGCTTCCTCGTGGGTCATGCGGCCGAGCGAAGACTCGTTCACGGAGTAGAGGCCCATCCAGCCGAAGCGCAGGTTGAGCATCCGCCGCCAGCGAGCGGCGCTCAATCGGGCGTTGGCGTGCAGCGGATCCACAACCACCAAAACGCGTCCCAGGAACCGGTCCCACAACAACCGCCCCTGGGCTTTCCGCAACCCCAGCATGAACGCGGCGGAGAAAAACACGTAGCTCGCCGCGTTGAGGAGCGTGACCGGGGAGGCGTCCACGGGCAACGGCAGGACGCCCAACGCCATCCCCCAAGGCTTATACCCCAGGGCGGTGCCGGCGGCGTCCAACGCCAAAACCGTCACGTCGCCCAAAAAGATCCCCGCGCTGGCGAGGACGCACGCGCCGAGAAGGGCCAGAAACGGGTGCCACCGAAGGCGCGATTTCCAGGCCCCCACGCCGAGAGCCGCAACGCCGAACAAACCCGCCAAAAGGGGCAAGCCCCCCGCGAAAACGAACGCGCTGTTGGGAAACCAACCCAGCAGCACGCTGGCCGGGGTGGCGTGCAATTCGAGGGTCCCCAATACAAACAGGGCCGTGGCGGCGGCGGTCCACAGATTCTCCAGGAGGGCCTGCCGAAGCTTTTTCCCCAGGGCTTCGATCTGGCGGGGAACGTCGTTGACTTCTCCCCGGCTGTTAACGTGAGGGTTCCCGTCCTCGTCCAACCCGACGATCCGACGGTCCAATTCATCGCCGTTATCGATCATCTTTCGAATCAACGACACGGTTTTGGCGGTCAACCGGGATCCGGCCCAACTCCGTTGAGACGCCAGACGCCGGGCCACCAAAAGCGCCACTTCTTTCAGAAGGCGTTCGGCCGCCTTGTGGGTCACCGTGGCCGCTTCGGCCGGGTGAAAGGGATCCAACGGCGCCGGGAACGTCACGAAGTTGCGCTCCTTGAAGGGTTCCCCATCCCCCAGGCCCTGCCCCAGCAATTCCTCGGTGTAGGGATTGTCCATGTGGGAAGAAACCAGGAAATGGGGCGGCGTGGCTCCGCCGTCCCCCCCGTTCGTTTCGGTCAACGCCCGCCAGGCTTCAAACAGATTTTCCAAGGTGTAAAAGGTGTTCGCGGTCTGTCCCGAGCTGGCCAAACCCAAGACCAGGGTGTGCTCGTTGAATCCCCGGTCCCGCAAACGAATCAAATCCTCGCGGGTAAAATCCGCCCCGTAGACCGTTTCCGTGCGAAGCCGCCGACCCGCCAAGGACGATATTTTTTCCAGCAATTCGCCGAAGGTCTTTCCTTCGTCGAAGCTTTTTTCCGTTCCCACGATGACCAGATCCAACCCGGCGTCGTTGGGGTCGCGCGCGAGCAGCCGTTCCAGCAGTTGGTCGGCAAAGGCCCGTCCGGTTTTGGCGTTGTCCGATGATCGCTTTTGGAAATCGGCCGCAATGGCCTTTTCGACTTTCGGCACCCGGTTGAAATCGTCCCGGACCCGGGTTTCGGGGGCGTCGCCGTCTTCCGAAATGGCGGGGACCCGGCGGCTTTTCCGCAGGTCGAGCCACCGCCGATGGGCGAACACGCCGGCCGGATCGGTCAAATCGAATTCCGCCACGCGACCCTTCGTCGCGTGGTCGATCGTCAAGCGCGTTCCGGACAGAAAAGCGACTTCGCCGTTGGCCAGGGTCAACCGGTGCGCGAAGGGGCTGTCGCCGCTTTGACTTCCCAGAAAAGCGGTCGATTCGCTGCTGCCGGCCACGCTCCGCCCATCGTCCGAAATCCACAAATAAAACGGCTGGTTGGAACGGGCCCAAAGGGCGCTCTCCGGCTCCGACAGGGAAGACGCCATGAGGCCGTAGGTCGAGGTCGTATCGGCCCGGCGGACGAGGTGGAGGCCGGCCCGGCGCAAATCGCCGGTGAAAAAATATTTCAGGAACAAATCGGCCAATTGTCGCGCGGTCGCCTCGCGCGTTCCGGGGTCCGCGTCCCGACACCATTCAAAACCGCTCAACACCGCGTGGGTGTGTTCGGCCAGCCGATCCCGGAGGCCCTCCAGGGCCGATCCCGGGACCAACGTCGCCGTTTCCTCCAACGTCAAACCGTCGATCCCGGCCGCGGAAGGCCCGCCGGCCCGCGCGTAGAGATCTTCGAGGGATTTGGCTTCCGGAAAACGAGCGAGCAGCGACGCCACGTCTTTCCCGAAGGTTTCCAACGCGTGGATTTGCATGGCGCCCGCGACGGCGGCGGCGGTGGGAACCCGTCCCCAAGCCGCCTCGTCGAATTTCTTTTCCGATCCCCGGGGCAAAGCGCTCAGCCCCGTCATCAAAAGCGCCAAGGACAAGGCGCTCCGAACGGACCCTTGGGTGATCCAACGGTCCAAGCGCGTCGCGATTTGCGGCGAGTCCCCTTTGCCCGACGGACGAAACCCCGTTAAACGTTCGCTGATCAACGCGTCGTCGTCGTTGGATATTTCCATTACGCGCCCGTCGGGCCAGCGAACGGCCACGGTCGCGTTGTCGTCCCCGTTGTGGGCGATGGCCACGCCCCGGGGGGCGGAAACGTTTTTTATTTCCCCGGGCCCGGCCGGTTTTTCCCAGGATCGTTCGTAGGCGTCGTGGCGGTTCCGGTCGCCCACGAACAGAATGGTTTCCGTGCGGGATTCGCCCATATGCGGGTGCGCGTTCTGGGCCACCGGCGGGGCCAGGTTGGTCCCGTAGCGGGTGTGGGCGATGGAGACGATCTTGCTTAAGCCGCCGAACCCGTCCTTGTCCGCGGCGGCGCCGAGCCGGTCGCGACTCTGGGCCATGAGCGCGGCCAACGGCGCCCGCCGGTTCTTCTCCTTGGCCGTTTTTTCGACTCGAAATCCGATTTCAATGTGGCCGTTTTCCCGGGCCACCACCGAGGCCACGCCCCCGGATTGACCGCCCCGGTGGAGCGTTCGACGCGTGGCTTTGTCCAAGAGGTTGGACAAGGCCGTCGGCATCGCCCGAGCGCCGGGGTTCGGACCGCCGAAAACCACGCCGATCACGCCGCAGTGGAGCGCGACGGCGCGTCCACGCCAAAACGCCGCAAAATCGGACCACGAAGCGGCCGCCAACAGGCCGTTGACCGCCGAAAAGGACCACAGGGCCAAATCGCCCACCGGGGGAAACGCGTGAGCGACGGCGGCGGTTCCGGCCGCGGCGGCGGCGAGTAAACTGAAAACGGGGCCCAGGACCGCGGCCCACCGGAGACGCGCCGCCGACACGGTTGACGCCACCGCCAACGTGGGGGCCAAGCCGCCCAAAACAGACCACGAGAGCCTCACGCCCGGAACCAGCGTCGACCACCCTTGGGGGTCGTACGCGGTCAACCGCGCGGCCCAAACCCGCGGAGCCCAGCCTTCCAGCCCCCACAGGTGTCCCCATCCGTGCCAAAGCGTTCCCCATTTCCAGAAACCGCGGAGACCAACGCCTCCCAAAACCGCCAGGGCCAATCCACCGCCCCAGGACATTCCCGACAGGGAAACCGCGCCGACCGAAACCAGGACGCCGAAGGCCACGGTCTCGGGCAACAACCCCAGAGCCCATCGGCCCACCACCCGAAGACGTTGCAGGGAAAACGGCGCGCGCCGTTGCACCGGAGAGACCTCGCCGGTCACGACGGTGTCCTGCGACTGAAGATTCAATCGGCCGTTGACGCCGGATTCTTCCAGCGGGGAGTCCCCGCTGGCGTCGTCCCGAAAACCGGGAACCACTTTGATGTCGGCCTCCACGCCGCCCACCGACACCCGGGCCTCCCGGCGTTCCTCCTGAAATTTCACCCCGCGCACCGGGATGCCTTGGTTCTCCGCCCAATCTTCAAAACCGGCGGCCCTTTCCTGAACGCCCAACTGCCAGGCGCCGCGCCCCAACCCCGCCCACCGCTCGGCCATGGCCCCCAAACCGGGCTCGTCCAAGGGACGATCCGCCAACGCCGACGGCGGCGCCAAATCCAATTTTTGGCCCATCAGAAGCCGTTCCAACGGGGTCCGTTCAACGGTGAACGCATCGACGGAGGAGGAGGCCGCGTTCCATTGTCCGATGGTCGGCGTCAGCACCGCCGTCGCGGTTCCGCGGGCTTTAAACGCTTCCACCAACCCCGCGGAATGAAACCCCCCCGCCACCAAGGCGACGGTGTCGGCCCCCGCGGCTTTCGCCCGGGCCAGCAAATTGTCGGCCAAAGCCCCGTTTCTCTTCTCGGCCGTTTCGTAAAAAGCAAACCCGGGACGCAAATCGTCCCTCCAGGCCTGGGCGTCGGTTTGGGGCCAGGTGCCGGTGAGCGCCGACAGACGGGTTTCCAGGGTCTCGAAGGCGGACCGGCGACGCCGGGTCGCCGACCAATCGGACGCGGTCAATTCGAGCGCGGCCAGCCGCCGAAGAGTCCGCAGATCGGCGCTCAATTCCAAAACGTTTCTCTCCGTCGACGACCGGGCCAATGCGGCGGTCGTCCGGTATCGAAGCGACTCCATTTGATCGTACAAAAGAGTCGGGGAAATGGTTTCGGCCAGGCCGACCGCTTCGGTGTATTTGGCCAGGGACGGAAATCCCCCCCAAGGAATTCGATGACGAGCCGCCAACGCCCGCCACCCTCCGTAATAATGGGCCGCGGAAAGGCGTCCCAACCGGAAGGCGGCCGTGTTATCCAACAATCGCGCGGTCTCTTCCGAGGTCAACAGGGGCACCAGCCGCTCCAGAGCCCGGGAACGATCGGCTTCCACCGCGGGTCGCGGCGAATCCTTTTCCAGCGCCACGACCCGGAGGAGTTTGGCCACTTCGGAAGGCAACGGGCCGGGAGCCGATTTTCCCAAGGCGGCGGCGAAATCGACGACGGATTCCCCGGCGCGATCGTAGCGATCCAGCGCGTCGTCCCATTCCCGGGCTTCCGGCGTTAAAAATCGGTCCCGCAAAGCGTCCACGTCCCGGGCCCAGCGGTCCACCCTTTCCAGAACCGCGCCGCGGCGGGCCGCGCTCTCCCGCAACGCGGCGACGTTGGCCAGGTATTCCTCCGGCGCCTCCACCCCCCAAAGCGACGGTTCCGCGGCGGAAACCACGCCGAAATGTTCGGCGCCGTTCAAAACGCCCCCCCGCACCAGGCAACCGGCCACGGCGTCCCGCTCGCGAACGTCGGTCCAGCGACGGAGGGCGCCGAGTCGAAAGGGCCCCGCCGCGCCTTCCACCCCGACCAGCAGGGAGCGCGCCCCGGCCTGCAGCCGGGCCAAAATCAAAGAAATATTCAACTGCGCCGACGGAACACGGTGCGCGTCCTGGATGAGAATCACGAGAGGCGCCGCGGTCGAGGGCCGTTGGATCGATTCCAGCCGGCCCAGCGAAGCGGGCAGTTGGGACAAGGACGCCGGGGCGCGGTCGGCCGCGGGGGCGGTAAAAAGCGTTGAAAAGTCCGTGGGGACGGTGGCGGGCAACTGGGCCATCAAGGCGTTCGCGGAAGGGGGAGCGGCGGGAGAAGCCCCCCGACGTCGTTCCTCCCAAAAACCGGCCTCCACCCAAGGGGCCAAGACGAATTGCGAGGAAAAAACGAAAGCCACTCCGAGACCGATCCCGCGGAACCATGGTCCGGGGCGGCGTGAAACGGCGTATGAAATGGTCATGGGGCTGCCTCCAATAAAAAAGACGTCCCGCGCGATTTTTACGCGCAAGACGTCTTCGTCTGTCGCCGGCGGTGACGGCCGCTCGGCGTTCGAATCGGAGCCCCGTTCCCCCTCCGACCCTAAAAAAAAATCCCGCGGACGTTGAAAAGGTCTCGCGGGACATCGCTGTCTATGAACACAACTTTGTGTTGTTGCTATTATAGCACGATCCCGTCGGAAGTCAAGCGCCTTTTCACCGTCGGCCTTTTGTTGTCCTCCGACCCGCCATGTGTTAAAGTTCTTTTTTGCCAGGAGGCCCCATGACCCACCGTCGAAATGCCCGCCCCCCCAACGGTTTCCCCCTCGACGCCGGAGTCGGAGCGCCGACCGACCGGGGATTCGCGCTCTCATGAGAGCCGTCTGGATTGAAGAACACGGCGCCTCCGATGTCCTTCGTCACGGGCAACAATCGGTGCCGACGCCGGGGCCCAACGACGTTCTGATCCGGGTCCGGGCCTGCGCGCTGAACCATTTGGACCTTTGGGTGCGACAGGGTCTTCCCGGCCTAAAAATCGAATTTCCTCACATTCTGGGCAGCGACGTCGCCGGCGTGGTGGAGGGCACCGGAGCGGCGGTCCGAGGTTGGACCAAAGGCCAACCCGTTCTGGTGGCCCCCGGTCTTTCCTGCGGGCGTTGCGCCCATTGCGCCGCCGGAGACGATCATTTGTGCGATTCCTACGACATTCTGGGGCAACGCTCCCAAGGCGGCTACGCCGAATTTGTGAGCGTCCCCGCGGGGAACCTGTTCCCCCTCCCCGCGCCGTTGACTTTCGAGGAAGCCGCGTCCCTTCCCCTCGTCTTTTTAACCGCTTGGCAAATGCTGGTCGTGAACGGGGACCTTCGGACCGGCCAGACGGTGTTGGTGCACGCCGGCGGCAGCGGGGTGGGGGTGGCCGCCATTCAAATCGCCAAGGCCCGCGGCGCGCGCGTTTTGACCACCGTGGGGTCGATTCAAAAGGCGGAAGCCGCGAAAGCCCTCGGGGCCGACGGGGTGATTTTTTATCGGGACACGGATTTCGCCGCCGCGGTCGAAAAAGAAACGAGCGGGCGCGGGGTCGATTTGGTGGTGGAACACATCGGGCAAACGACCTTTGAAAAAAGCCTTCAGTGCCTGGCCAAGGGCGGCCGATTGCTGACGTGCGGCGCCACCAGCGGCCGCCAGGTCCAGTTTGATTTAAGAACCCTTTTCGGCCGGAACCTCACCGTGCGGGGGTCGCGCATGGGACGGCGGGACGGGCTGGCGGCCGTGTTGGAGGGTGTCAAGAAAGGATTGCTCAAACCGGTGGTGGATTGGGTGTTTCCGTTGGAAGAGGCCGCGTCGGCCCACCGGCGGATGGAAGAACGACTGAACTTCGGTAAAATCGTCCTATCGATTTAACCCGCAATTCTCAATTGAATGCGAGGACCGAGACGGGAAAGAGGGGCCCTGACCCGAAATAAAAAAGGGAGGTCGGAGCGGTGACCACGGACGAACTTTTTTGTGAAGGGGAAGGGTCCGGATTTTCCGTGGAATCCCGCGGGCGACTGAGAATTTCAGGTTAGGCCTGGATTTCCAGGTAGCGAATCCTTGATATATCCTCGCCGACCGCGGCGGTCATGTTTTTCACCAATCCCCCCGCGAGCGAAACGATAAACGCCGCCAACTCTTCCACGCCTTTCAAATTCCATTCGACCCCGTCTTCCCGGAGCGCAAAAATCGTTCCCACCACCAGGTGGAGACCCCGCCCAAGACGGAGCACCTCCGCTCCCTGAATGATGGTCTTTGAACCTTGCCGCACATGGGTGACTCCGGGGACGGCCTCGATCGTTTTCCCCCGCCCCCAAGCCGCCAACCCCAGGGACAGGCCGCCCTTTTGGCCCAACCCGTCTCGGACACGATCGGAAAGCCGCCGAACCACGTCCTCGTAATTTCCGTGAACCCCCTCGTCCAGAAGCAGGACCACCGCGCCTTTCCATTCGTTTTCCACGCCGCCGCTCAAGCGGCGATCCAGTTCGCGCAGAACGTCCAATTGCGTTTTCTCCGACGCCGACAGGGCGCCCCCGTCGGCCATTCCACGGGACACCTGAACCAAAACGTCTTTCCCTTGACGGAGAGCCCGGTCCACTTCGTCGACCGCGGGCGCGAGGACCGCGGCTCCCCGGGCCGCCCGATTGTAACTTTGGGCCAAAACATTCAACGCCTCAAGCAGCGACAGGCCTTGAAGGGTCGGAGGTCGTTGGCTTTCAAGCGAACGTGCGGCGGCGTCGATCAACAGCCGGACGGAAAGATCCTGCCTCGCGGCCAGCGACGCCCGCCCGTTGGCGCCTTCGCTGGCGGAGGGCGGGTAAAGCGCCCCGCCGAGTTTAATCAACAACCCGGCGGCGCCGAAGGTCCGGGCCCAGAAGGCGCCCGGACTCTCCTCCACAAACGGACGCCCCTCGTTGGCCGCGCGAAGCCGTTGAAGGACCTCGCGGGCCAGTCCGGCGTTCAAATACTCCAATTCACCGAGTCCCAGGTTTCGGACGATTTCCGATTCCAAACGGGCGACAAACACGTCGTTCGACCAACGTTCCGTCGCGGGCCCCGTCAGCGCCGAGAGATCCGACCGTTCCACCCGCGGTCCGAAACGGTTGGACGATTCCCACTGCCGGCTCAACCCCAGAATCAGCGCGTTCAAGCGATTTTTTCGGTCCCGCCCTTCCCGATCGGTCAAGTCCCGCGCGGATTCCAAAGTGACCAATCGCGTCCACCCCAAGGCGCCGGGCGGAAGAAGGTCGTCCACCGCCGCGGCCACGCCCTCCCCGGGGGACCGTTTTTGAAGGCGCTGGCCTTGCCGGGAGGCCGTGACCGCCCGGTAACGATGGGCCTGAAGCTCGGCAATGGCCGCGGGACCGAGACCCCGACCGTAAAGCGCTCTTAACCCATCAACGTCCAGCCCCAGGTCCTTGGTTTCCTCCCCATCGGTTTTGGACAGCGTGGCCGCCTCTCGGAGAACCGTGGTCAACAGGGCGTTGTTTCCGAATTGGAGCCGATTCGGACGACTTTCCTCTTCGCGCCAATCGGCAAGGCCGGCCGCGTGAAGGCCCACCAACGGAGCGCCCGTGCGCTGATCCAGCAAGGACAGCGCAAAGTCTTTTTCCTCCACCCGCGCCCGAAGCGGGGCGGGAACGAATCCCTCGATCGTGAAAAGCCGAAGATCCCGCAGCTCCTCAAAACCCAACAAGGCCAGGTCGCGGCCCAGGCGACGCGTCTCCCCGAGAAGCGGTTCCGAAGGCGTAACGGAAAGATCGGCCGCGGCCAACAACCGTCTCACCGCGTTCAACGAGCCGACCCACGCCTGACGCACCGGATCGGGGGCCAAAGGGAACCGCTCGAGCCGGGGCGTTCGACCGTCCCGAACCAATCCCCACGCTTCGATGGCGGCCCGCGCGATTCCGTCGCCGGCCGGCTTATTTTTCCCGTTCGTCCAACGGTCCCGAACGGCCACCACCAAGGCCGGGAGCACGCCGAGAGTCGCCGCGCTGAGGGGCCCCAGGGCGTTGGCCAGGGGCTGGGCGGCGTTCACCGCCAACGTGGCCCAAGCGGCGGAGGCGTCGGGAGCGTAAAACAACCCCAAACTCGCCAGAACCCCGGCAAGCCCGATGGCCGCGAGGGAAATCAGCGATGACGATCGATGAAAGCCAACCCCATCGGGGTCTTTAAGGTCCAACACGGCCGCCGTGGTGTCGTCGCCGCTCAATTTCGGGTTGCCTTTGACGGCCGATTGGGCCTCCTCCACCAACACCGTGGCCATTTCATCGGACGTCTTTCCCGCGTGACGGTCCAATAAATTCAAAAGATCCGCTTGGGAAAGAGCGGCGTGAACGCCGTCCGATAAAATGACGACGCGACTTCCCGCGGGCACGTCGTCAATGGGATGGTAGTCCACCCCCACGAACATTTTCGCGAGTCCGGCCTTGTTCGGATTGTGGCCGGGTTGAATGGCGTTCAACAGCACGCCCTCGTCCCGAGCCCCACGCGACGTCGCGACGCCCTGGCGGTGCATGCGATCCACTTCGGCCAAACGCTCGCCAACCCGCTTTCCTTGGCCGCTGTGCGGCCGCTCCCCGTCCGTCACCATGTATAACCGCTTTTCCCGCGGATTGTAGACGAATATGTGCGTGTTCCCCACCGCGACGGCGATCACACGATAATGCCGTCCGTCCGGCATCAAGGTCGGAATCACCAAGGCCTGGGTGGTCCCCGGATAAAACTCGGCTCCCTCGTCGCGGCTCCGACGGAGCAAATGCCCCAGTTCGCGTTGAATCCGCCCAAGCGCGTCGGTGATCGTT
Proteins encoded:
- a CDS encoding zinc-binding dehydrogenase, with the translated sequence MRAVWIEEHGASDVLRHGQQSVPTPGPNDVLIRVRACALNHLDLWVRQGLPGLKIEFPHILGSDVAGVVEGTGAAVRGWTKGQPVLVAPGLSCGRCAHCAAGDDHLCDSYDILGQRSQGGYAEFVSVPAGNLFPLPAPLTFEEAASLPLVFLTAWQMLVVNGDLRTGQTVLVHAGGSGVGVAAIQIAKARGARVLTTVGSIQKAEAAKALGADGVIFYRDTDFAAAVEKETSGRGVDLVVEHIGQTTFEKSLQCLAKGGRLLTCGATSGRQVQFDLRTLFGRNLTVRGSRMGRRDGLAAVLEGVKKGLLKPVVDWVFPLEEAASAHRRMEERLNFGKIVLSI